A genomic stretch from Leishmania infantum JPCM5 genome chromosome 25 includes:
- a CDS encoding putative RNA-binding protein, with product MSAAQNGSATSTPAQQSKPEPIAAPVAGEGSTSGGYAFDPDALRNLIVNYLPPLMNEAQVYELFGQFGRIESVKIIYDKITGESRGYGFVKYQFFFSATYAVSCLNRFEIGGKKLKVAYANAPAAKEAYDMLRLSAVALSMQQQQAMQSMYYHQLVLAQEQQGAPAASSVAASAPMVGGADYGPYMNRVGGGYAMRQRESGAGYARGMYPGMVAGSSVYLAGPSASGSRSITPAIAPIGF from the coding sequence ATGTCGGCCGCGCAGAACGGGAGCGCCACCtccacgccggcgcagcagagcaagCCTGAGCCAATCGCTGCCCCTGTCGCGGGTGAGGGCAGCACGTCTGGCGGCTACGCGTTCGACCCtgacgcgctgcgcaactTGATCGTCAACTACCTTCCACCGCTGATGAATGAGGCGCAGGTGTACGAGCTGTTTGGCCAGTTTGGCAGGATCGAGAGTGTTAAGATTATTTACGACAAAATCACTGGCGAGAGTCGTGGCTACGGGTTTGTGAAGTACCAattcttcttctccgccaccTACGCAGTGTCCTGCTTGAACCGGTTTGAGATTGGCGGCAAGAAGCTGAAGGTGGCATACGCGAACGCCCCGGCCGCGAAGGAGGCGTACGACATGCTTCGACTCTCAGCAGTTGCGCTGagcatgcagcagcagcaagccaTGCAGTCCATGTACTACCACCAGTTGGTTCTtgcgcaagagcagcaggGGGCGCCAGCCGCGAGCTCGGTTGCCGCCTCGGCTCCGATGGTTGGTGGCGCCGACTACGGCCCATACATGAACAGAGTGGGCGGCGGCTACGCGATGAGGCAGCGCGAAAGCGGTGCCGGCTATGCTCGAGGCATGTACCCGGGGATGGTGGCAGGCAGTTCCGTGTACCTTGCCGGCCCGTCCGCAAGTGGTAGTCGGAGTATCACCCCTGCCATTGCTCCGATCGGCTTCTGA
- the putative ABCB1 gene encoding ATP-binding cassette protein subfamily B, member 1, with product MRSSSRLVWQPVSRTALTSVRRLASDIRLRTDYGNATPAQRPTASKGLIYVTEPATRKGSFARYVRSARDQAPYIAGAVVGVCIYSAATLAIPAGFGALIDQASRGQMPLGTSMQLLGWFSLCATGNYLRLYCIGYAGENIIAKLRRALYSGILRQPAAFFDSTENRTGALVQRLSMDCNVVGSSLTEAVTNGSKNLLQTIGSISVMLYYSPLLTSVIVCMIPPVAIFAGSYGRYIRKLQHNMQDALADMGTVAEERLSNIRTVKSFGTEAQEESWYGKNVQRVFDLSMRMVRWNSVYVASLQTVGYGAMYCIMWAGSMLVTSGHLTPGVLFSFMLYTVYCGIGLMGLTNLATEINKGYGASLRLFDILDKAEAVRQAHTACKQLTPITCDWRVTFKDVTFAYPTRPEALIYRNMSLTIEPSRCTCVVGSSGSGKSSLAMLLLKLYEPTAGLVQLGEHDLRDISSHWLHEHIGYVGQEPVLFGGSIAQNIAYGAPGRNWDDPIDRWLYAAVVEAARKANAHDFISALPDGYDTFVGESGRSLSGGQKQRIAIARALMRHPRITILDEATSALDSESEVVVHDAISRLIEEAKDSKRQHTVLMFAHKLSMIRKADHILVLDKGQVAVEGTFAEVSKNKLFCDLVGLVATPQVGAGTS from the coding sequence ATGCGGAGCTCCTCGCGGCTTGTTTGGCAGCCCGTCTCGCGTACCGCCTTGACGAGTGTGCGGCGGCTCGCCTCCGACATCCGTCTGCGCACTGACTATGGCAACGCTACGCCAGCGCAACGCCCCACGGCAAGCAAAGGCCTGATCTATGTGACGGAGCCGGCAACGCGGAAGGGTTCCTTTGCCCGCTATGTGCGGTCTGCGCGGGACCAGGCGCCGTACAttgccggcgccgtggtAGGGGTGTGCATCTACAGCGCGGCCACACTCGCCATTCCCGCCGGCTTTGGCGCGCTCATCGACCAAGCAAGTAGAGGGCAGATGCCGCTCGGTACGtcgatgcagctgctgggtTGGTTCAGTCTCTGTGCAACGGGCAACTACCTACGACTGTACTGCATCGGCTACGCGGGCGAGAACATCATCGCGAAGCTACGCCGCGCCTTGTACAGCGGCATCTTGCGTCAGCCGGCAGCGTTTTTCGACTCCACAGAGAACCGCACCGGCGCGCTCGTGCAACGACTATCTATGGACTGCAACGTCGTGGGTAGCTCCCTGACAGAGGCGGTGACAAACGGCAGCAAGAATCTGCTGCAGACGATCGGCAGCATCAGCGTGATGCTCTACTACTCACCGCTGCTGACGAGCGTGATTGTGTGTATGATACCGCCGGTGGCCATCTTCGCCGGCTCGTACGGCCGTTACATTCGCAAGTTGCAGCACAATATGCAGGATGCTCTGGCCGACATgggcaccgtcgccgaggAGCGGCTGTCGAACATCCGTACTGTGAAGTCCTTCGGCACCGAGGCGCAAGAAGAGTCCTGGTACGGCAAGAACGTCCAGCGTGTCTTCGATCTCAGCATGCGCATGGTGCGCTGGAACTCCGTCTACGTTGCGTCACTGCAGACGGTAGGGTATGGTGCCATGTACTGTATCATGTGGGCCGGCTCGATGCTCGTCACCTCCGGCCATCTGACCCCTGGCGTTCTCTTCTCCTTCATGCTCTATACGGTGTACTGCGGCATTGGGCTGATGGGGTTGACGAATCTGGCCACCGAGATCAATAAGGGCTacggcgcctcgctgcggctCTTTGACATCCTGGACAAGGCTGAGGCAGTgcggcaggcgcacacagCATGTAAACAGCTGACGCCAATCACGTGCGACTGGCGCGTGACTTTCAAGGACGTGACCTTCGCCTACCCTACGAGGCCGGAGGCGCTCATCTACAGAAACATGAGCCTCACCATCGAGCCATCCCGCTGCACTTGCGTCgttggcagcagcggctccggCAAGTCGTCCTTGGCCATGCTGTTGCTGAAGCTATACGAGCCGACAGCCGGTTTGGTGCAGCTTGGCGAGCACGACCTCCGCGACATCAGCTCACATTGGCTGCACGAGCACATTGGCTACGTTGGGCAGGAGCCGGTGCTGTTTGGCGGGTCCATCGCACAGAACATCGCCTACGGCGCTCCAGGCCGAAACTGGGATGACCCGATCGATCGCTGGCTCtacgctgccgtcgtcgaggCGGCCCGCAAGGCCAACGCGCACGACTTCATTTCCGCGCTGCCGGACGGGTACGACACGTTCGTTGGCgagagcggccgcagcctctCTGGCgggcagaagcagcgcatcgccatcGCGCGTGCCCTGATGCGCCATCCGCGTATCACCATCCTGGACGAGGCGACGTCTGCGCTCGACAGCGAGAGTGAGGTGGTAGTGCACGACGCCATCTCGCGCCTGatcgaggaggcgaaggactcgaagcggcagcacacgGTGCTCATGTTCGCACACAAGTTGAGCATGATCCGCAAGGCGGACCACATACTCGTACTGGACAAGGGGCAGGTTGCTGTTGAGGGCACCTTCGCGGAGGTGTCCAAGAACAAGCTCTTCTGCGACCTCGTGGGGCTCGTCGCCACACCGCAGGTAGGCGCCGGCACGTCGTGA